Proteins encoded by one window of Deinococcus radiodurans R1 = ATCC 13939 = DSM 20539:
- the sbcC gene encoding exonuclease SbcCD subunit SbcC, with amino-acid sequence MKPLHLTLRGFTAFRQTTDLDFADLELFALVGPTGSGKSSLLDAMTFALYGETARLGATGLDALISQGERTLSVALTFEAGGQTYRVTRTRGRKQADNEVRLDRLDPDGEWTGLSSGSQKDIAQRIEDVVGLDFDTFTRCVMLPQGQFAALLHGKPRQRQELLGELTGMGRVQQMQTFAADQVKDFKHQSQSLSSVLASEYAGVSEEAAAAVRAQREQTDADAERLLQQREELRTQLQRCANXXSLSSREDTARRLTVQESRXEGVRQGAERARRARQVAGVLPLLDAAERARIAYDRQTRELAGAESALQSAQAQAARADAALTQAQAQEPRIPELEEQANALREAEADAARLKRAGGSVQATHANPLPWDEDAFETAREAAQKLEKLRVERSILESEKAALKAALERYAQEERQQQEETAQLERVKADGLKAKEQLQVAQQREEEARMEAGLASYRSHLHEGEPCPLCLQTVHEVPEGESVDLDELRGQVNLLQKLVQERREHFTDLRGQLKTRQLWLDEKKSEYHDWNERNKQRELDARELERHISGNPQDDLQRLLASLAGRVRQAGANPAQARRDRLAEIQSIRSRIQEAQAALSRAQGDLAAAQATAQPRSMGGEREADHLAAADALTKALASLNLTAEAARTAGLPENEIAALEEGARKHEAEVAQLRAALADLDRQLGLEAFDPAHLAQVSRDLTASDAALSTAREQAGRLAEQERQLRDKLTRKADIETQAAEAGRQLDTWQTLNNALKVNEFQQFMLAEVEAQLLTRAGLLLFDISDGRYRLSLDKGEYVVQDLWNAGEVRAVKTLSGGETFLASLSLAIALSDYLAGNKVLGALFLDEGFGTLDPQALEAVATALENLRTQGRMVGIVTHVESLSERLPSRLLVSKSMAGSNVIRVDG; translated from the coding sequence GCGGGCGCAAACAGGCCGACAACGAGGTGCGACTCGACCGCCTCGACCCCGACGGCGAATGGACCGGCCTGAGCAGCGGCTCGCAAAAGGACATCGCGCAGCGCATCGAAGACGTGGTGGGGCTGGATTTCGACACCTTCACCCGCTGCGTGATGCTGCCGCAGGGCCAGTTCGCCGCGCTGCTCCACGGCAAGCCCCGGCAGCGCCAGGAACTGCTCGGCGAGCTGACCGGCATGGGCCGCGTGCAGCAGATGCAGACTTTCGCCGCCGACCAGGTGAAGGACTTTAAGCACCAGTCGCAGAGTCTGAGCAGCGTGCTGGCGAGCGAGTACGCCGGGGTGAGCGAAGAAGCCGCCGCCGCCGTGCGCGCCCAGCGCGAGCAAACCGACGCCGACGCCGAGCGACTCCTCCAGCAGCGCGAGGAATTGCGAACCCAACTGCAACGCTGCGCGAACAGKWAAAGTCTGTCCAGCCGCGAGGACACCGCCCGCCGCCTGACCGTGCAGGAAAGCCGTSCCGAGGGCGTGCGCCAGGGAGCCGAGCGGGCCCGCCGCGCCCGGCAGGTGGCCGGGGTGCTGCCGCTGCTTGACGCCGCCGAGCGCGCCCGCATCGCTTACGACCGCCAGACCCGCGAACTCGCCGGGGCCGAGAGCGCCCTGCAAAGTGCTCAGGCCCAGGCCGCCCGCGCCGACGCCGCGCTGACGCAGGCTCAGGCGCAGGAACCCCGCATTCCTGAGCTGGAGGAGCAGGCGAACGCCCTGCGCGAAGCCGAGGCCGACGCCGCCCGCCTTAAACGGGCCGGGGGCAGCGTGCAGGCGACCCATGCCAACCCGCTGCCGTGGGACGAGGACGCCTTCGAGACGGCGCGTGAGGCGGCGCAGAAGCTGGAGAAGTTGCGGGTGGAGCGGTCAATCCTAGAAAGCGAGAAGGCCGCGCTGAAAGCTGCCCTGGAGCGTTACGCGCAGGAAGAGCGGCAGCAACAGGAAGAAACGGCTCAGCTGGAACGGGTCAAAGCAGACGGTCTGAAAGCCAAGGAACAGCTTCAGGTCGCCCAGCAACGCGAGGAAGAGGCGCGGATGGAGGCGGGGCTGGCCTCTTACCGTTCGCATCTGCATGAGGGCGAACCGTGCCCGCTGTGCCTGCAAACCGTCCATGAGGTGCCGGAAGGCGAAAGTGTCGATCTGGACGAGTTGCGCGGTCAGGTCAACCTGCTGCAAAAGCTGGTGCAGGAGCGGCGCGAGCATTTCACCGACCTGCGCGGGCAGCTCAAGACCCGGCAGCTGTGGCTGGACGAAAAAAAGAGCGAATACCACGACTGGAACGAGCGCAACAAGCAGCGCGAACTCGACGCCCGTGAGCTGGAAAGACACATTTCCGGCAATCCGCAAGACGACCTCCAACGCCTCCTCGCCTCGCTTGCGGGCCGGGTGCGGCAGGCCGGGGCCAACCCCGCGCAGGCCAGACGAGACCGGCTGGCCGAGATTCAGTCCATCCGCAGCCGTATTCAGGAGGCACAGGCCGCGCTCTCGCGTGCCCAGGGCGACCTCGCCGCCGCGCAGGCCACCGCGCAGCCGCGCAGTATGGGCGGCGAGCGCGAGGCCGACCACCTCGCCGCTGCCGACGCGCTGACGAAGGCCCTCGCCTCGCTGAATCTGACCGCCGAGGCCGCCCGCACCGCCGGCCTGCCCGAAAACGAGATTGCCGCGCTGGAAGAGGGCGCCCGCAAGCACGAGGCGGAAGTGGCGCAACTGCGGGCCGCGCTTGCCGACCTCGACCGGCAGCTCGGACTTGAAGCCTTCGACCCGGCGCACCTCGCGCAGGTCAGCCGCGACCTGACCGCCAGCGACGCCGCGCTGAGCACTGCTCGCGAACAGGCCGGGCGACTCGCCGAGCAGGAGCGCCAACTGCGCGACAAGCTCACCCGCAAGGCCGACATCGAAACCCAGGCGGCGGAGGCCGGGCGGCAGCTCGATACTTGGCAGACGCTCAACAACGCCCTCAAGGTCAACGAGTTCCAGCAGTTCATGCTCGCCGAGGTGGAGGCGCAGCTCCTCACCCGCGCGGGCCTGCTGCTCTTCGACATCAGCGACGGGCGCTACCGCCTGAGCCTCGACAAGGGCGAGTATGTCGTGCAAGACCTCTGGAACGCGGGCGAGGTCCGCGCCGTCAAGACGCTCTCGGGCGGCGAAACCTTCCTCGCCTCGCTCTCCCTCGCCATCGCCCTGAGCGACTACCTCGCGGGCAACAAGGTGCTCGGCGCCCTCTTTCTGGACGAAGGCTTCGGCACCCTCGACCCGCAAGCGCTGGAAGCCGTCGCCACCGCGCTCGAAAACCTGCGAACCCAGGGCCGCATGGTGGGCATCGTCACCCACGTCGAGAGCCTCTCCGAGCGGTTGCCGAGCCGCCTGCTGGTGAGCAAGAGCATGGCCGGCAGCAACGTGATTCGGGTGGACGGATAA
- a CDS encoding DoxX family protein translates to MTKSPSLLQNLARVGLGGFLAFAGISHLTFARDEFQAQVPEALPLNEDFVVLASGVVEISLGTAFMLWKDKRIPLGWLLAAFFVAVFPGNISQYLTRTDAFGLDTDRKRFIRLFFQPVLIGGALWSSGAWQERKARD, encoded by the coding sequence ATGACGAAGTCCCCAAGCCTCCTGCAAAACCTGGCCCGCGTCGGCCTCGGCGGGTTTCTGGCGTTTGCCGGCATCAGCCACCTCACCTTCGCCCGCGACGAGTTTCAGGCGCAGGTGCCCGAAGCGCTGCCGCTGAACGAAGACTTCGTGGTGCTGGCGTCGGGCGTCGTGGAAATCAGCCTCGGCACGGCGTTCATGCTCTGGAAAGACAAGCGCATTCCGCTCGGCTGGCTGCTCGCGGCCTTTTTCGTCGCGGTGTTTCCCGGCAACATTTCGCAGTACCTGACGCGCACCGACGCCTTCGGGCTCGACACCGACCGCAAGCGGTTTATCCGCCTGTTTTTCCAGCCCGTGCTGATTGGGGGAGCGCTGTGGTCGTCGGGAGCCTGGCAGGAGAGAAAGGCGCGCGACTGA